Proteins from a genomic interval of Pseudomonas sp. RC10:
- a CDS encoding MarC family protein codes for MLHVLFSVYLKMLVLYSPFFVLSCFISLSRGYSRKERRYLAWKIAFATLVSSVLLYLFGRVIFGVFGITADAFRIGAGSVLFISALGMAQGKSGVQTDNVQQDVAIVPLTIPITVGPGTIGALLVMGVSQPHWDDKLTAIVSIALASFTVGVVLYLSHSIERILGDQGLQIVSRLMGLFVCALAAQIIFTGIKGYLVP; via the coding sequence ATGCTTCATGTGCTGTTCAGCGTTTATCTGAAGATGCTGGTGCTTTACAGCCCGTTCTTCGTCCTGTCGTGCTTTATCAGTCTGAGCCGCGGTTATTCGCGTAAAGAGCGTCGCTATCTGGCGTGGAAAATTGCCTTTGCTACGTTGGTGTCCAGCGTGTTGCTGTACCTGTTCGGTCGGGTGATCTTCGGGGTGTTCGGCATCACCGCCGACGCCTTCCGTATCGGCGCCGGCAGCGTGCTGTTCATTTCGGCGTTGGGCATGGCGCAAGGCAAGTCCGGCGTGCAGACCGACAACGTGCAGCAGGACGTTGCCATCGTCCCCCTGACCATCCCTATCACCGTCGGTCCTGGCACCATCGGCGCATTGCTGGTGATGGGCGTCAGCCAGCCCCACTGGGACGACAAACTCACCGCGATCGTGAGCATTGCGCTGGCGAGCTTCACGGTGGGTGTGGTGCTTTATCTCTCCCACAGCATCGAACGTATTCTGGGTGATCAGGGCCTGCAGATCGTCAGCCGCTTGATGGGGCTGTTCGTTTGCGCGCTGGCGGCTCAGATCATTTTCACGGGCATCAAGGGCTATCTGGTGCCGTGA
- a CDS encoding response regulator: MRWLRIAACSIIAMMTLLCVPTASAEVSAGWSTLVDDQANLQLSDIRSPHYDTQFSPVELDQVRAISREAALWLHYRLPPTDHEQLVRIFAPDLATVDMYVIDGEALIDHSRSGNKVPRAAQPLPSIDFLLPVPQSDRPLDLYLRLKSEQELRPNISLESAVASAADERRPLLLGLFFGSLIMLIVQNITRYAQSRSVSSLWLAACEGFLGLSALLLLNLQASWLPHWHLAQTPSAHLALLMAAATGLMYAYCFFIQRGAETLNRLLMSVLLIVGFGGLLVLFVDTLPLNIMTFLLVALTTLTITLVSIYHLQKGYRPARPFVIAMIVFNLGNLVVLPAMLWLTTIAAQTLIIAVLGMFCLCGLLMSIALSERHRSITEDNFSISRELAASTAEINAKAEFLAKISHEIRTPMNGVLGMTELLLGTPLSVKQRDYVQTIHSAGNELLTLINEILDITKLESGQIELDDVQFDLNAMIEDCLSIFRAKAEQQSVELISFIQPQVPRVISGDPTRLRQTLLSLLENALKKTDEGEILLVVALDSRGGKPRLRIAVQDSGTPLTAKERDALLHAELHSKNFLAASKVGGHLGLVIARQLILLMNGEFGIQSGSNQGSTLWLSLPLDPERLEQPPADLDSPLKGARVLVVDDNDTCRKVLVQQCSAWGLNVSAVPSGKEALALLRTKAHLRDYFDIVLLDQNMPGMTGMQLAAKIKEDPSLNHDILLIMLTGISNAPSKVIARNAGVKRILAKPVAGYTLKTTLADELNQRNKGQAPYPPSPAVLGEVDVPSDFRILVAEDNSISTKVIRGMLGKLNLQPDTASNGEEALQAMKAQRYDLVLMDCEMPILDGFSATQQLRAWELGNQRLRTPVVALTAHILTEHKDRARQSGMDGHMSKPVELSQLRELVEHWVEQRARRQSGDDTDDQDRYQQN; this comes from the coding sequence GTGCGCTGGCTCAGGATTGCCGCTTGTTCGATCATCGCGATGATGACCCTCCTCTGTGTGCCCACGGCTTCGGCCGAGGTCAGCGCAGGATGGTCAACGCTTGTCGACGATCAGGCGAATCTCCAACTCAGCGACATTCGCTCTCCCCATTACGACACCCAATTCAGCCCCGTTGAACTCGACCAGGTTCGCGCCATCAGCCGTGAAGCTGCGTTGTGGCTGCACTATCGCCTCCCCCCGACCGATCACGAGCAACTCGTGCGCATCTTCGCGCCCGATCTGGCCACCGTTGACATGTACGTCATCGACGGCGAAGCCCTGATCGATCACTCGCGCTCCGGAAACAAAGTCCCACGGGCGGCACAACCGTTGCCCTCTATCGACTTTCTGCTCCCCGTGCCGCAAAGCGACAGGCCGCTGGACCTTTATCTGCGCCTGAAATCCGAGCAAGAGCTGCGCCCGAACATTTCGCTGGAATCCGCCGTAGCCAGCGCGGCCGACGAGCGCCGTCCACTGTTGCTCGGGCTGTTCTTCGGTTCGCTGATCATGCTGATCGTGCAGAACATCACCCGCTACGCTCAATCGCGCTCGGTGAGCAGCCTGTGGCTGGCGGCGTGCGAAGGTTTTCTGGGGCTCAGCGCGCTGTTGCTGCTGAACCTGCAAGCGTCGTGGCTGCCCCATTGGCACCTCGCACAAACCCCGAGCGCTCACCTCGCCTTGCTGATGGCGGCTGCCACGGGACTGATGTACGCCTACTGTTTCTTCATTCAGCGAGGCGCTGAAACACTCAATCGCCTGCTGATGAGCGTACTGCTGATCGTCGGCTTCGGTGGTCTCCTGGTGCTGTTCGTCGATACCCTGCCGCTGAACATCATGACGTTCTTGCTGGTAGCGCTGACCACGCTGACCATCACGCTGGTGTCGATCTATCACCTGCAAAAAGGCTACCGACCGGCACGACCGTTCGTGATCGCGATGATCGTGTTCAACCTCGGCAATCTGGTCGTTCTGCCTGCGATGCTGTGGCTCACGACCATCGCTGCGCAGACCCTGATCATCGCCGTCCTGGGCATGTTCTGCCTGTGCGGCCTGCTGATGAGCATTGCCCTGAGCGAGCGCCATCGCAGCATCACCGAAGACAACTTCAGCATCAGCCGGGAACTTGCGGCCAGCACGGCCGAAATCAACGCCAAGGCTGAATTCCTGGCGAAGATCAGCCATGAAATCCGCACGCCCATGAACGGCGTGCTGGGCATGACCGAGCTGCTGCTGGGCACCCCGCTGTCCGTCAAACAGCGCGATTACGTGCAGACCATTCACAGCGCGGGCAATGAGCTGCTGACGCTGATCAACGAGATTCTCGACATCACCAAACTGGAATCCGGGCAGATCGAGTTGGACGATGTGCAATTCGACCTCAACGCCATGATCGAGGACTGCCTGAGTATTTTTCGGGCGAAAGCCGAACAGCAAAGCGTCGAGCTGATCAGCTTCATTCAGCCGCAGGTTCCCCGCGTGATCAGCGGCGACCCGACCCGCTTGCGCCAAACCCTGCTGAGCCTGCTGGAAAACGCCCTCAAGAAAACTGACGAGGGCGAAATTCTGTTGGTCGTCGCGCTCGACTCTCGGGGCGGCAAACCGCGGCTGCGCATCGCCGTTCAGGACAGCGGCACGCCGCTGACCGCCAAGGAACGCGACGCCCTGCTCCACGCGGAACTGCACAGCAAGAATTTCCTCGCGGCCAGCAAAGTCGGCGGCCATTTGGGGTTGGTGATTGCCCGCCAGCTGATCTTGTTGATGAACGGGGAATTCGGCATTCAGAGCGGCAGCAACCAAGGCAGCACGTTGTGGCTGAGCCTGCCGCTGGACCCGGAACGTCTGGAGCAACCACCGGCTGACCTCGACAGCCCGCTCAAAGGTGCGCGAGTGCTGGTGGTGGACGACAACGACACCTGCCGCAAAGTGCTGGTGCAACAGTGCAGCGCCTGGGGGCTAAACGTCAGCGCCGTACCGTCTGGCAAAGAGGCATTGGCCTTGCTGCGCACCAAGGCCCACCTGCGTGATTACTTCGACATCGTGCTGCTGGACCAGAACATGCCTGGCATGACCGGCATGCAGCTGGCCGCCAAGATCAAAGAAGACCCGAGCCTCAACCACGACATCCTGTTGATCATGCTGACCGGCATCAGCAACGCTCCGAGTAAAGTCATTGCACGCAACGCGGGGGTCAAGCGCATCCTCGCCAAGCCCGTCGCGGGTTACACGCTCAAGACCACGCTGGCGGACGAATTGAATCAACGCAACAAGGGCCAGGCGCCTTACCCTCCTTCCCCAGCCGTCCTCGGCGAAGTGGACGTGCCCAGCGACTTCCGGATTCTGGTGGCCGAAGACAACAGCATTTCCACGAAGGTGATTCGTGGCATGCTCGGCAAGCTTAACCTGCAACCGGATACGGCCAGCAACGGCGAAGAAGCCCTGCAAGCCATGAAAGCCCAGCGCTACGACCTGGTGCTGATGGATTGCGAAATGCCGATCCTCGACGGTTTCTCTGCCACCCAGCAGTTGCGCGCCTGGGAGCTGGGTAACCAGCGGCTCCGCACCCCCGTGGTGGCATTGACCGCGCACATTCTGACCGAGCACAAAGACCGCGCCCGCCAGTCCGGCATGGACGGCCACATGTCCAAACCGGTAGAGCTCTCGCAGCTGCGGGAACTGGTGGAACACTGGGTCGAGCAAAGGGCGCGCCGTCAGAGTGGCGACGACACTGACGATCAAGACCGCTATCAGCAAAACTGA
- the cobG gene encoding precorrin-3B synthase, whose translation MAEPLSARIPVAPLRPSACPGLLRIVPALDGGICRIKLPGGVITAGQAFAVADAAEHFAGGVIEATNRGNVQIRGIGADHEGLITTLLDAGLGPKNPASDDVRNLMLSPTAGVDPEQLFDVRPLAAKLLHTLETHPRFHELSPKFAVSLDAGEGVAMLEHPHDLWLSALSVEDETLLGFGLAGCPATDSPLAAVSLDAGHDLVVAVLELFLEHARPDQARMRHLLADMPADQFLAQLLERLPYSVRVDQKITTWRRTPIRLNAHIGFYPQRHPDFTSVGAVVPLGRLNPSMLRSAATLAVELGDGTLAMTPWQSLMLRNVRTENGSRAVDGLRKAGLLCDADQALSQMIACTGSAACGKGLADTKADARQLAACLQREGVSQAVHLSGCDRSCAAAHVAPITLLAVSAGRYDLYFRHAEQPGFGELRGRDLTIEAVGALLTADSRSNTDD comes from the coding sequence TTGGCCGAGCCGCTGTCTGCTCGTATTCCCGTTGCGCCCCTACGCCCCTCGGCTTGTCCGGGGTTGTTGCGTATCGTCCCGGCGCTGGATGGAGGTATCTGTCGGATCAAGCTGCCCGGCGGCGTGATCACGGCTGGGCAGGCGTTCGCCGTGGCTGATGCTGCCGAGCACTTCGCGGGCGGGGTAATTGAGGCGACGAATCGCGGCAACGTGCAGATTCGTGGCATCGGTGCCGATCACGAGGGTTTGATCACGACGTTGCTGGATGCGGGCCTCGGCCCAAAAAATCCCGCCAGCGATGACGTGCGCAATCTCATGCTGAGCCCCACGGCGGGTGTCGATCCCGAGCAACTGTTCGACGTGCGTCCGCTGGCTGCGAAGCTCCTGCACACGCTGGAAACCCATCCCCGCTTTCACGAGCTGTCGCCGAAGTTCGCCGTGTCGCTGGACGCGGGCGAAGGCGTGGCGATGCTCGAACACCCTCACGATCTGTGGCTGTCAGCGCTGAGCGTGGAGGACGAGACGCTGCTGGGCTTTGGCCTGGCGGGTTGTCCTGCGACCGACTCGCCGCTGGCGGCGGTGTCGCTGGATGCCGGGCATGATCTGGTGGTGGCGGTTCTGGAGTTGTTCCTCGAACACGCGCGTCCCGATCAGGCCCGCATGCGCCATCTGCTGGCCGACATGCCTGCCGATCAGTTCCTCGCACAGCTCTTGGAGCGTTTGCCGTATTCCGTGCGGGTTGATCAAAAAATAACCACGTGGCGTCGCACGCCGATCAGACTCAATGCGCACATCGGGTTTTATCCACAGCGCCATCCGGATTTCACCTCGGTGGGTGCTGTCGTGCCTTTAGGGCGCTTGAATCCGTCCATGTTGCGCAGCGCTGCGACGCTCGCCGTTGAGCTGGGTGACGGCACCCTGGCAATGACCCCATGGCAGAGCCTGATGTTGCGCAATGTCCGCACTGAAAACGGTTCGCGTGCTGTCGACGGTTTACGTAAGGCGGGCCTGCTGTGCGACGCCGATCAAGCCCTGTCGCAGATGATTGCCTGCACCGGCTCCGCCGCCTGCGGCAAAGGGCTGGCAGACACCAAGGCCGATGCGCGGCAACTGGCGGCCTGCCTGCAACGCGAGGGTGTCAGCCAGGCTGTGCACCTGTCGGGTTGCGACCGGTCCTGCGCCGCCGCTCATGTCGCGCCGATTACGTTGCTGGCGGTGTCCGCTGGCCGTTACGACCTGTATTTTCGCCACGCAGAACAGCCGGGTTTTGGCGAGCTGCGAGGGCGTGACCTCACTATAGAAGCAGTCGGTGCGTTGTTGACCGCCGACTCACGGAGCAACACCGATGATTGA
- the cobJ gene encoding precorrin-3B C(17)-methyltransferase: MGASSQKAPAIVILGKGALNTARRIQQLYPDALIHGLIERVEGVDRSYADFGATLRQLYQQDTPIIALCAAGIVIRTLAPVLLEKGAEPPVLAVAEDGSAVVPLLGGLGGVNVMAREIAAGLNTAAAITTSGELRFGTCLLNPPSGYALADLELGKRFVSDLLSGESVRIEGAAPWLAQAQLPEDDHAHLAIHVGYAEREPLANELLIYPRNVLVAVEASVENIADVVKATLHESRIALQSLACLLAGESDMARPQLHAAADALGVPVRFTSTASPSDMAQQVLPQLLPPVTPIDGLAIAVAPQPLDIEKIGRGRGRLAVIGLGPGAAEFMIPAVKAELARANDVLGYETYVRMAGPFRTDQVLHCTDNREEMQRARHAFELAAQGRSVVVVSSGDPGVFAMAAAVLEALHESDDPLWHSVDLEILPGVSASLATAAQAGAPLGHDFCVMSLSDNLKSWEIIEKRLDLACQADLALAFYNPISRSRPWQLGRALEIVRQHRTPETPVTLGRDIGRPGQTLRVITLGELTPEQVDMRTMVLVGSSLTCTFPRVDGTQWVYTPRWYGAKPSH, from the coding sequence ATGGGCGCTTCCAGTCAGAAAGCCCCGGCCATCGTCATCTTGGGCAAGGGCGCGCTGAACACGGCGCGGCGTATTCAACAGTTGTACCCGGACGCGTTGATTCACGGGTTGATCGAGCGCGTTGAAGGGGTTGACCGAAGCTATGCCGATTTTGGCGCGACGCTTCGTCAGCTGTATCAACAGGACACACCGATCATCGCCCTGTGTGCGGCGGGTATTGTCATTCGCACCCTCGCGCCGGTGTTGCTGGAGAAGGGCGCCGAGCCGCCCGTTCTTGCCGTTGCCGAAGACGGCAGCGCGGTGGTGCCGCTCTTGGGTGGACTGGGTGGCGTCAACGTCATGGCCCGCGAGATTGCTGCGGGCTTGAACACAGCTGCCGCGATCACCACCAGCGGCGAGCTGCGTTTCGGCACCTGCCTGCTCAATCCACCCTCCGGCTACGCGCTGGCCGACCTGGAGTTGGGCAAGCGTTTCGTCTCAGATTTGCTCTCCGGTGAAAGCGTGCGCATTGAAGGTGCGGCGCCTTGGCTGGCGCAAGCGCAATTGCCGGAGGACGATCACGCGCACCTGGCGATTCATGTCGGGTACGCCGAGCGTGAGCCGTTGGCCAACGAACTGCTGATCTACCCGCGCAATGTGTTGGTGGCGGTCGAGGCATCGGTCGAGAACATCGCCGACGTTGTGAAGGCCACGCTGCACGAATCGCGCATCGCGCTGCAATCGCTTGCCTGCTTGCTGGCGGGTGAAAGCGACATGGCTCGCCCGCAATTGCATGCCGCCGCCGATGCCTTGGGTGTACCCGTGCGCTTTACTTCGACAGCGTCGCCGAGCGACATGGCACAGCAGGTCTTGCCCCAGTTACTGCCCCCGGTCACGCCCATTGACGGCCTCGCCATTGCCGTCGCACCGCAACCGCTGGACATCGAAAAGATCGGTCGCGGACGTGGTCGGCTCGCCGTCATCGGCCTTGGCCCCGGGGCTGCCGAGTTCATGATTCCTGCCGTCAAGGCTGAGCTGGCGCGGGCCAACGATGTGCTGGGTTACGAAACCTACGTGCGCATGGCTGGGCCGTTTCGGACCGATCAAGTGCTGCATTGCACCGATAATCGGGAGGAAATGCAGCGCGCTCGCCACGCCTTCGAACTGGCCGCCCAAGGGCGCTCGGTGGTGGTCGTATCATCGGGTGATCCGGGCGTGTTCGCCATGGCGGCGGCGGTGCTGGAAGCATTGCATGAGTCCGATGATCCACTGTGGCATTCGGTGGATCTGGAGATCCTGCCAGGGGTTTCAGCTTCACTGGCCACGGCCGCTCAAGCCGGCGCGCCACTGGGGCATGACTTCTGCGTGATGTCCCTGTCGGACAACCTCAAATCGTGGGAAATCATCGAAAAGCGTCTGGACCTCGCCTGTCAGGCAGACCTGGCGCTGGCGTTCTACAACCCGATCTCCCGCTCCCGACCGTGGCAATTGGGGCGTGCGTTGGAGATTGTCCGTCAACATCGCACGCCAGAAACGCCGGTGACCTTGGGGCGTGACATTGGCCGACCGGGCCAGACTCTGCGCGTGATTACACTGGGCGAGCTCACCCCCGAACAAGTCGACATGCGGACCATGGTGCTGGTCGGCTCATCGCTGACCTGCACCTTTCCACGCGTCGATGGCACTCAGTGGGTGTACACCCCACGTTGGTATGGCGCCAAGCCCTCTCATTAA
- a CDS encoding precorrin-2 C(20)-methyltransferase, whose translation MQARGRLIGLGVGPGDPELITVKALRLLRESPVVAYFVAKGKKGNAFGIIEAHLQDAQTLMPLVYPVTTEVLPEPMSYEQIISDFYDTASLDVAAHLDAGRDVAVICEGDPFFYGSYMYLHDRLAERYEAEVVPGVCSMLGGASVLGAPLVYRNQSLSVLSGVLSADELKRKLVDADAAVIMKLGRNLPKVRQVLVETGLAERALYVERATMSNQKIVPLAEVDPMSSPYFSLIIVPGERWQG comes from the coding sequence ATGCAGGCTCGCGGTCGTCTGATTGGTCTGGGCGTGGGGCCCGGTGATCCTGAGCTGATCACCGTCAAGGCGCTTCGCCTGTTGCGCGAGTCGCCGGTGGTGGCGTATTTCGTCGCCAAGGGCAAGAAGGGCAATGCCTTCGGCATCATCGAAGCGCATCTGCAAGACGCTCAAACGCTGATGCCACTGGTGTATCCGGTGACCACCGAAGTGCTGCCCGAGCCGATGTCCTACGAGCAGATCATCAGCGATTTCTACGACACCGCCAGCCTCGACGTTGCCGCGCATCTGGATGCCGGTCGCGACGTGGCGGTCATCTGTGAGGGTGACCCGTTCTTCTACGGCTCCTACATGTACCTGCACGACCGCTTGGCTGAGCGCTACGAAGCTGAAGTGGTGCCGGGTGTCTGCTCGATGCTCGGCGGCGCCTCCGTTTTGGGTGCGCCCCTGGTGTATCGCAATCAGAGCCTGTCGGTGCTGTCGGGCGTGTTGTCCGCCGATGAGCTCAAACGCAAGCTGGTGGACGCCGACGCGGCGGTCATCATGAAGCTGGGCCGCAACCTGCCGAAAGTGCGCCAGGTATTGGTGGAAACGGGCTTGGCGGAACGCGCGCTGTATGTCGAGCGCGCCACCATGAGCAATCAGAAAATCGTGCCGTTGGCCGAGGTCGATCCGATGTCGTCGCCGTATTTCTCGCTGATCATCGTACCCGGCGAAAGGTGGCAAGGCTGA
- a CDS encoding precorrin-8X methylmutase produces MIDYIRDGQKIYRNSFAIIRAEARLDTIPADLEKLAVRVIHACGMVDAVEGLRFSPGAGTAGRQALAAGAPILCDAHMVAEGVTRARLTANNQVICTLKNEGVPELARELGNTRSAAALELWRPHLEGAVVVIGNAPTALFYLLEMIDAGAPKPALILGFPVGFVGAAESKDMLAADSRGVPYVIMQGRRGGSAMAAAAVNALATEVE; encoded by the coding sequence ATGATTGATTACATCCGCGACGGCCAGAAGATTTATCGCAACTCCTTCGCGATCATTCGCGCCGAAGCCCGGCTCGACACCATTCCGGCCGACCTGGAAAAGCTCGCTGTGCGCGTGATCCACGCGTGCGGCATGGTCGATGCGGTCGAAGGGCTGCGCTTCTCGCCCGGCGCTGGCACGGCAGGGCGTCAAGCCCTGGCGGCAGGCGCGCCGATTTTGTGTGATGCGCACATGGTGGCTGAAGGCGTGACCCGCGCCCGTTTGACCGCGAACAATCAGGTCATCTGCACCCTGAAAAACGAAGGTGTGCCCGAACTGGCCCGTGAGCTGGGCAACACCCGTTCCGCCGCTGCGCTGGAATTGTGGCGCCCACATCTGGAAGGCGCGGTCGTGGTCATCGGCAACGCACCGACCGCGTTGTTTTACCTGCTGGAGATGATCGACGCTGGCGCTCCGAAACCCGCGCTGATCCTCGGATTTCCGGTCGGCTTCGTCGGGGCTGCGGAATCCAAGGACATGCTCGCCGCTGACAGCCGAGGCGTGCCGTACGTGATCATGCAGGGCCGTCGTGGCGGCAGTGCCATGGCTGCCGCTGCGGTTAACGCCCTCGCCACGGAGGTCGAATGA